The genomic interval TTGCTGGTGGGCCGTACAGGAGGGAAAACGGTTTTTGATAAAGTGATCAACTCACTGAGGCAAACGGTTAAATCCTCATGAGGGATTTTTTTTGACCATAATACCTACCTGTATGTAGGTAGTTGTAAATATCGACGCCTTTTATGGGAAAGGCTTTTTTTAGGCACTTTAATCTTACCTGTATGTAGGTAGATGATCTGATAATAAAATCAAATATTCAACTAACAATTAGACCAACAATGAAACACATTATTTTAACCGGCAGCGCCAGTGGATTCGGACTGAAAGCAGTAAAAACACTCGCATTACAAGGACATACAGTATACGCTACCATGCGTAATGTAAAATGGTTATCCGGTGCGAACGCCAAAGTGGCCAAGGAATTGAAAGAATGGGCTACAGAGAACAACGCAAAGGTAGAAGTCGTGGAAATGGACGTTGCAAGTACTGCTTCTGTGAACAGCGCGGTTGCCGAAATAGCGAAAAAATCGGGCGGAAGAATTGATGTGCTCATCAACAACGCGGGTGTTACCTACTATGGATTGGGAGAAGCCCTGACCATTGAACAAACAGAACAAATGTACCAGGTAAACACACTGGGGCCCGAACGTACGATGAAGGCAGTATTGCCATATATGCATGCGCAGAAAGATGGGCTGATCATCAACGTAACCAGTGTGCAGAGCAGGAACCTTATCCCAAGCCTCAGTACTTACAATGGTACAAAAGCAGCCCTGGACGCTGTGTCAGTAGGATATCACTATGAGCTGAAGTCGGCAGGTATCGATGTGGTGACCATCCAGCCGGGCGCTTATCAGACTACTGATATTACCAATAAGAGCATCGTCGGAAAAAATGAAGTCGTGCAGGCGCAATATGGTGACGATGCAATGGCATTCAAACGCGCATTGCTGCAATACTTTGTGCCGACTCCAGAAAGCGGTGATCCGCAGGAAGTGGCTGATGCCATGCTGAAACTGGTGGAACAGCCTAAAGGGGAAAGACCACTCTGGACTATCGTCGGTGGCGGACCAATGGCGGAGAAATTCCAGGCAATGAATCAGGCTATCAAAGAGATTGTTGAGTTTAACATCAACATTTTGCCACAGCTCTTTCCTGCGCAGTAAGTGAGATGCCCGGAAGGAGAATGAGGGTTCACCGGCGATAACCGGTAAGCCATCATTCAAGGTGAATTGTCGCGGTGTACTACGGTACACTTCTGACAAAGCAAATAGCTGAAGTTTTATTCCCGATAAGCAAAGATCATTAGAAAGACCGACAACAAGTAAGCCCTTTCCCATAACAGGAAAGGGCTTTTCTGCCGGCGCAATAATATCCTTACTGCTGAGGAATACCCAGCATCTCCAGGTTCAGTAATGTTACAAACTCAGACCTGAAATTGGCAGCTTTCCCGTTTTTCAATGCCTGAATAGCTTCCCTTTGTCTCGTTATTTCATGTTGATACAAGGGATGGCTTTCGATATCTTCTTCAGATGGATACACATCATTACCATGCTCTGCGCTATACTGTGTACTGATCAGGATATCCAAAGTATTCCTGATGATGTCTGCAGTGTCCATCGCTGCTATTGTCGGTTCTGTCGCCAATCCGCAGATGGCCATCCACACGCCCGTGGCCGCATTCTGTGCGGCAGAGGCCAGGGTTGTGCGCCAGGCGGATTCAAAGATATCCATGAAATTGTCCAGGTCGGGGATCTGATTTTTGGCAGCCTCTTCCAGCTGATCGACCGTAGTATCTTTTAGTTGACCGGCTACCAGTAACCAGGCCTTATCAAATATGTCTGAAGTAATACTGATGTCTCCACCGAATTCTTTGGCGTAAATATTCCTGAAGCTTAACCACAGGGTTTCCGCACCTGCAAGGCTAAACCTGGAAACATCATTGGGATTCAGTTCGGAAAGGAGTTCTTCCAGATCTTCTATCATGTGCTGTATGCTACCGGTTTATCACTTTACCTGTTGAATTAACCATTAACGGCAAAGACGGGTAGCGGCTGCAAGATAGCACTTTTACACACGTAGTTCCACTTCGAAAGGTGTACCGGGGTTCAGTATAAAGAATTGCTCCCGGCGCAGCATTTTCAGGATCATCTCAAAGGGAAGCTGCACTGCCAGCCGTCCTGTGGACACCTGGCTGATCCCGCTTTTGGCGATCATGTCCTGGTTACTGAACAAGGGAATAAATTCACCTGTATCCCTCACATAGGTAGTGAAGGTGAAGCGGTCGGTCGATTGCTCATATTCATGAGCAAGTGTGAAAATACTCGATGCTTTAAGCGTTTCTATCAGCTCTTGTTTATATTTCTTTACATCGAACCATTGCTTCATAACCTTTTGCTGCAACAAGGCGGAATTGTCTTTATGATAAAAGGGGGGATTATGCTGGCTCACATATTCCAGCATATCACTGCTGCGCGTTGATGAAGCATACTGAATGTCGGTATCGCTCATATGCACCGACTTGATCATCCCAATACGATTTGATATGA from Chitinophaga filiformis carries:
- a CDS encoding SDR family NAD(P)-dependent oxidoreductase: MKHIILTGSASGFGLKAVKTLALQGHTVYATMRNVKWLSGANAKVAKELKEWATENNAKVEVVEMDVASTASVNSAVAEIAKKSGGRIDVLINNAGVTYYGLGEALTIEQTEQMYQVNTLGPERTMKAVLPYMHAQKDGLIINVTSVQSRNLIPSLSTYNGTKAALDAVSVGYHYELKSAGIDVVTIQPGAYQTTDITNKSIVGKNEVVQAQYGDDAMAFKRALLQYFVPTPESGDPQEVADAMLKLVEQPKGERPLWTIVGGGPMAEKFQAMNQAIKEIVEFNINILPQLFPAQ
- a CDS encoding DUF416 family protein, whose product is MIEDLEELLSELNPNDVSRFSLAGAETLWLSFRNIYAKEFGGDISITSDIFDKAWLLVAGQLKDTTVDQLEEAAKNQIPDLDNFMDIFESAWRTTLASAAQNAATGVWMAICGLATEPTIAAMDTADIIRNTLDILISTQYSAEHGNDVYPSEEDIESHPLYQHEITRQREAIQALKNGKAANFRSEFVTLLNLEMLGIPQQ
- a CDS encoding enhanced serine sensitivity protein SseB C-terminal domain-containing protein; its protein translation is MKLFDRFSKKPSTAIGPVPSPAGDSNFVDDLVSYFSTQPEVTAAYFGFAYNSDIKQYHLCLAVDHEGEAELISNRIGMIKSVHMSDTDIQYASSTRSSDMLEYVSQHNPPFYHKDNSALLQQKVMKQWFDVKKYKQELIETLKASSIFTLAHEYEQSTDRFTFTTYVRDTGEFIPLFSNQDMIAKSGISQVSTGRLAVQLPFEMILKMLRREQFFILNPGTPFEVELRV